From a region of the Trichocoleus sp. genome:
- the ccsB gene encoding c-type cytochrome biogenesis protein CcsB: MDLVALQNWLDNASFAVLFLTMLVYWAGAAFPQIPYLSMIGTTGMAIANLCIAALLGARWIEAGYFPLSNLYESLFFIAWGMTAMHFVAENMSRSSLVGAVTAPVAMAITAFATLSLPATMQTAEPLVPALKSNWLMMHVSVMLLSYAALMVGSLLAVAFLVVTRGREIELKGSSVGTGGYREPRYRLHRAAETGTASPATEVTLDPTSNTAVLTPIATSSAETIHLSPQRFNLADTLDNISYRIIGLGFPLLTIGIIAGAVWANEAWGSYWSWDPKETWALITWLVFAAYLHARITRGWQGRRPAILAASGFVVVWVCYLGVNLLGKGLHSYGWFF, encoded by the coding sequence ATGGATCTGGTTGCACTTCAAAACTGGCTCGATAATGCCTCTTTCGCCGTTTTGTTTCTAACAATGCTGGTCTATTGGGCGGGTGCAGCATTCCCCCAAATTCCCTATCTGTCAATGATAGGTACAACGGGCATGGCGATCGCCAACCTCTGCATTGCTGCACTACTCGGAGCAAGATGGATTGAAGCAGGCTATTTCCCTCTCAGTAATCTATATGAGTCACTGTTTTTCATTGCCTGGGGCATGACGGCGATGCATTTTGTGGCAGAAAACATGAGCCGCAGTTCGCTGGTTGGTGCAGTGACGGCTCCGGTGGCGATGGCAATTACTGCCTTTGCGACGCTCTCTCTGCCTGCTACGATGCAAACTGCAGAACCCCTCGTTCCTGCCCTCAAGTCCAATTGGCTGATGATGCATGTCAGCGTCATGCTGCTAAGCTATGCAGCCCTGATGGTAGGTTCGCTGCTGGCGGTTGCTTTCCTGGTTGTGACCCGGGGACGAGAAATTGAGCTAAAAGGGAGTTCTGTTGGAACAGGTGGCTATCGCGAACCGCGCTATCGGCTGCATCGGGCGGCAGAAACGGGTACAGCGTCTCCTGCAACTGAAGTTACTCTGGATCCAACTAGTAATACGGCTGTCCTGACGCCGATCGCCACCTCTTCTGCAGAAACAATTCACCTTTCGCCACAGCGGTTTAACCTGGCAGACACACTCGATAATATTAGCTACCGCATCATTGGTTTGGGCTTTCCGCTGTTAACAATCGGCATTATTGCAGGGGCAGTTTGGGCAAATGAAGCCTGGGGCTCATACTGGAGTTGGGATCCAAAAGAAACCTGGGCGTTGATTACATGGCTCGTTTTTGCTGCTTATCTACATGCTCGAATTACGCGAGGTTGGCAGGGTCGTCGTCCGGCAATTTTGGCAGCATCTGGATTTGTTGTGGTTTGGGTTTGCTACCTGGGCGTGAATTTGCTGGGCAAAGGCTTACACAGCTATGGCTGGTTCTTTTAG
- the pyrF gene encoding orotidine-5'-phosphate decarboxylase, giving the protein MLPMSPADRIIVPLDVPTEAAALALIDQLPEVTFWKVGLELFVSTGASLLQTLKERDKRIFLDLKFHDIPNTVAGACRSAARYGVDLLTVHAAAGEMALKAGLAAAIEGAAETGCKPPQIIAITLLTSISPRALAFELKIPLELDDYALQMALLAKESGLAGAVCSPQEAAQLREVGGKDFLLVCPGVRPTWAEAGDQRRSLTPAAALKAGANYLVIGRPITAASEPKAAFAKICEELATVG; this is encoded by the coding sequence ATGCTGCCCATGTCCCCAGCCGATCGCATTATCGTCCCCCTTGATGTACCAACCGAAGCCGCCGCCCTGGCGCTCATCGACCAACTCCCCGAAGTCACTTTCTGGAAAGTTGGTTTAGAGCTATTTGTGAGTACCGGAGCCAGTCTGCTTCAAACGCTGAAAGAACGGGACAAGCGCATTTTTCTTGACCTGAAATTTCACGATATCCCGAATACGGTAGCGGGAGCCTGTCGATCGGCAGCAAGATATGGGGTTGATTTGCTAACAGTGCATGCGGCAGCTGGAGAAATGGCGCTTAAAGCGGGTTTGGCAGCAGCGATCGAGGGAGCAGCAGAGACAGGCTGCAAGCCGCCGCAGATTATTGCAATTACGCTCCTAACGAGCATTTCACCCAGAGCCTTAGCATTTGAGCTAAAAATTCCCCTAGAACTGGATGATTATGCCCTTCAGATGGCACTGCTGGCGAAAGAGAGTGGGCTGGCGGGGGCAGTGTGTTCACCGCAAGAAGCAGCACAACTGCGAGAGGTTGGCGGCAAGGACTTTTTGCTTGTTTGTCCGGGTGTGCGTCCGACTTGGGCAGAAGCAGGTGATCAGCGTCGATCGCTTACTCCCGCAGCGGCTTTGAAAGCTGGAGCAAATTATCTGGTGATTGGTCGTCCGATTACGGCTGCTTCCGAACCTAAGGCGGCTTTTGCCAAAATTTGCGAAGAACTGGCAACGGTGGGCTAA
- the tyrS gene encoding tyrosine--tRNA ligase yields the protein MASDQPIDNLNPAFSWLFRGTSEIFPNQPNSDNPDENLAQRILKEDCPLRVKFGIDPTGTDIHLGHSIVFRKLRAFQDAGHKAVLIIGDFTARIGDPTGKSEARRQLTEEQVKQNAQTYLEQLRPVLDFSPEKLEIRYNSEWLSKLDLSKILELLTTMTVGQMLAKEGFSERYEKQNPIYLHEFLYPLMQGYDSVAIEADVELGGTDQKFNLAVGRDLQRHFGQRPQFGLLMPLLIGSDGVQKMSKSLNNYVGLRDSAQDMYNKLRKTPDHLLESYFELLTNLPLDQIPPEPRDRQVQLALEVVTQYHGQEASLQAKQAAEAVAGGKPEDAASAEAFSLDSIQFPVKLFYLLSASGLCSSSSEARRQIQGKAVRLDGEPIEDVNLTFESPADLNGKVLQVGKRKFVRLISAQ from the coding sequence ATGGCTTCTGATCAACCCATTGATAATCTTAACCCTGCTTTTTCCTGGCTCTTCCGGGGAACAAGCGAAATTTTCCCCAACCAGCCGAATTCTGATAATCCAGACGAGAACCTGGCTCAGCGAATTCTGAAGGAAGATTGCCCCTTGCGCGTCAAGTTTGGCATTGATCCAACCGGAACAGACATTCATCTGGGTCATAGTATCGTATTCCGTAAACTTCGGGCGTTTCAGGATGCCGGACATAAAGCTGTCCTGATCATTGGTGACTTTACTGCCCGCATCGGTGATCCAACCGGAAAATCGGAAGCCCGCAGACAGTTGACCGAGGAGCAGGTAAAACAGAATGCCCAGACCTATCTAGAACAACTGCGCCCTGTTTTAGACTTCAGCCCGGAAAAGCTGGAAATCCGCTATAACTCCGAGTGGCTGTCCAAGCTGGACTTAAGCAAAATTCTGGAACTGTTGACGACAATGACAGTCGGGCAGATGCTTGCCAAAGAAGGCTTCTCAGAACGCTATGAGAAACAGAACCCAATTTACCTGCATGAGTTCCTGTACCCGCTGATGCAGGGCTACGATTCTGTGGCGATCGAGGCAGATGTTGAGCTAGGCGGAACCGACCAGAAATTTAATCTGGCAGTCGGGCGCGATTTGCAGCGGCACTTTGGGCAACGTCCCCAGTTTGGTTTGCTGATGCCGCTCCTAATTGGAAGCGATGGCGTACAAAAAATGTCCAAGTCGCTCAATAATTACGTGGGGCTGCGCGACAGTGCTCAGGACATGTACAACAAGCTGAGAAAAACCCCCGATCACCTGCTAGAAAGCTACTTTGAGCTATTGACCAATCTCCCACTCGACCAGATTCCCCCAGAACCGCGCGATCGCCAAGTGCAACTAGCGCTTGAAGTAGTAACGCAATATCACGGACAGGAAGCCTCACTTCAGGCAAAACAAGCCGCTGAAGCTGTCGCCGGAGGCAAACCCGAAGATGCTGCCAGTGCGGAGGCGTTTTCGCTCGATTCCATCCAATTCCCCGTCAAGCTGTTCTACTTGCTGAGTGCGAGTGGCTTGTGCAGCAGCAGTTCTGAAGCTCGTCGCCAGATCCAAGGCAAAGCAGTTCGGCTGGATGGTGAGCCGATCGAAGATGTCAACCTCACCTTTGAAAGCCCTGCTGATCTCAATGGCAAAGTGCTTCAGGTCGGCAAGCGCAAGTTCGTCCGATTGATCTCAGCCCAATAA
- a CDS encoding DUF3352 domain-containing protein, giving the protein MLKLKQKPKQLLTLGAAAGLITGGAVAWLLVQQKPTAVGLPAGSEVLPKETIATFSFSTNEGQWQQLRRLGTPESQAMLDRSLADWRDRFLTTNNLNYKRDIQPWVGEEMTVAFLQPPQAANSQQVQPYSPASLDAQTPVIVLPIAKPDKAQQILATPKVSSTQEWVDRDYKGLKIREVHGQAQTAYAASVIDNRFVVMSQNPQAVEQVIDVYKGKASIVQAPGYGQAFRQLETTSEPWMRLYLNVPEATALAANNPMQPIPPQAMIPIQMNQGFAAIGTVDREQVRFQGIGWLPSDSKIRFRGGNRAEKVPTILPSDSLLMASGSSFEQFWQTLGQPQENSPRGQFNPDLIRQSFNNLTGLDFDKDMVDWMDGEFSLALIAAPPSGQSPQPRAGVLLLAQTTDRRKADAAFQKLDKVVGERYRYQVTEAKLSGQPVVTWVSPFGSLSMTRGWLDSNVAFLAIGPNLASTILPASTTPLAQDPLFQGAVSSDLKEKNGQFFVNLDRLANPNVALPLPKLPANNQKVVNAIRAIGVTTAIQDGRTMRYDIELQMNKSPKAPGALPAPQISPSASPAPAQ; this is encoded by the coding sequence ATGTTGAAGCTGAAACAAAAACCGAAGCAATTGCTGACGTTGGGAGCAGCAGCCGGACTAATTACAGGGGGGGCAGTTGCCTGGCTCTTGGTGCAGCAGAAGCCGACAGCAGTGGGTTTGCCTGCGGGGTCGGAAGTATTGCCCAAAGAGACGATCGCCACTTTTTCCTTCTCCACAAACGAGGGGCAATGGCAGCAGCTTCGACGTCTCGGTACTCCTGAATCGCAAGCCATGCTTGATCGGAGCCTGGCAGATTGGCGCGATCGATTTTTGACTACCAACAATCTGAACTACAAGCGCGATATTCAACCCTGGGTTGGGGAAGAAATGACGGTTGCTTTTCTCCAGCCCCCGCAAGCTGCCAATTCACAGCAAGTTCAACCTTATTCACCTGCGAGCCTTGATGCCCAAACGCCTGTGATAGTGCTGCCGATCGCCAAACCCGACAAAGCGCAGCAAATTTTGGCAACGCCCAAGGTTTCCTCGACCCAAGAATGGGTTGATCGAGACTATAAAGGGCTGAAGATCCGGGAAGTCCACGGGCAGGCTCAAACCGCTTATGCAGCCAGCGTGATTGACAATCGCTTTGTGGTGATGTCGCAGAATCCGCAGGCAGTAGAGCAGGTGATCGATGTCTATAAAGGAAAAGCCTCGATCGTGCAAGCTCCTGGTTATGGGCAAGCATTCCGGCAACTAGAAACCACGTCTGAACCCTGGATGCGGCTCTATCTTAATGTTCCGGAGGCAACTGCCCTGGCAGCCAATAATCCAATGCAGCCAATTCCGCCTCAGGCAATGATTCCAATTCAGATGAATCAGGGATTTGCCGCCATTGGGACAGTCGATCGAGAGCAAGTGCGATTTCAGGGAATTGGCTGGCTCCCTTCAGACAGCAAGATTCGATTCCGGGGCGGTAATCGGGCTGAAAAAGTGCCAACTATCCTTCCCTCAGATTCACTCTTAATGGCATCTGGCAGCAGTTTTGAGCAGTTCTGGCAAACGTTGGGGCAGCCACAGGAGAATTCGCCACGGGGTCAGTTTAACCCTGATCTGATCCGGCAGAGCTTTAATAACTTGACTGGATTGGATTTTGACAAAGACATGGTGGACTGGATGGATGGCGAGTTTTCCCTGGCGCTGATCGCTGCTCCTCCATCTGGGCAATCACCTCAGCCGCGTGCCGGTGTCCTCCTGCTGGCACAAACGACCGATCGCCGTAAAGCAGACGCTGCCTTCCAAAAACTTGATAAGGTAGTGGGCGAGCGATATCGCTATCAGGTCACGGAAGCAAAACTATCGGGTCAACCTGTTGTTACCTGGGTCTCTCCCTTTGGCTCATTGAGCATGACTCGCGGTTGGCTGGATAGTAACGTTGCGTTTTTGGCGATCGGACCTAACCTCGCCAGTACAATTCTGCCTGCCTCAACCACGCCCCTGGCGCAAGATCCCCTGTTTCAAGGCGCTGTTTCCTCTGACTTAAAGGAAAAGAACGGGCAGTTTTTTGTTAATCTCGATCGGCTGGCGAATCCAAACGTAGCGCTACCGCTGCCCAAACTCCCTGCTAACAATCAGAAAGTGGTAAATGCAATTCGGGCGATCGGTGTCACGACGGCAATTCAGGACGGGCGAACAATGCGCTACGATATCGAGCTTCAAATGAACAAATCTCCGAAGGCTCCTGGTGCGCTGCCTGCTCCTCAAATCAGCCCTTCTGCCAGCCCTGCTCCAGCCCAATAG
- a CDS encoding BamA/TamA family outer membrane protein codes for MRSFCIVRLSILAAVAANGWLIAPVWGETANKVEHSENAADLLLYSEQVVDSTVPSSSRSPNSTSPNPVPEDQVPVETELGVEPEIQPGVQPETDPVPASPALDDVAAPNESRPLRLRFSFDTVPENPSALEGPFQPRPTGPGPDEDTGLSLGGSAQLQNLGGGDQAFTIRLRGGEQVLDGELSYTDPIDRSTQGDTGFTVNFFNQRAVQGVFTGGDRDVDLPNGDTPWVHRLGGGLEVQRQLTPSLTGALGLSYQQVSVRDGMFSSDLESEDQLGNALTVNENGPDDLLTLSFSGDWDERDNPEAPGDGYRLLFGIDQAIPVGDASISFTRLSANYWQYVPINLIRQGGRGDSLVVTFQAGTMLGDVPPYEAFNLSSGPVQGYGGIDLGTGSSFGLAAAEYRFPIASFRIFDRPIGLGAALFVGYISDFGTASDVIGEPANVRDKPGEGLGYGFGLRADTPLGLVRLELGFNDQGDSEVVLTTGNRF; via the coding sequence ATGCGATCGTTCTGTATCGTCCGGCTCTCAATTTTGGCTGCTGTTGCTGCAAACGGCTGGCTGATTGCCCCTGTCTGGGGAGAGACTGCAAATAAAGTAGAGCACTCTGAGAATGCGGCTGATTTGCTGCTGTACTCCGAGCAGGTTGTGGATTCAACTGTGCCCTCTTCTAGTAGGTCTCCCAATAGTACGTCTCCCAACCCTGTGCCTGAGGATCAGGTTCCTGTTGAAACAGAGCTTGGTGTTGAACCAGAAATTCAGCCAGGGGTTCAGCCAGAAACTGATCCGGTTCCCGCATCGCCTGCACTTGATGACGTTGCTGCCCCCAATGAATCACGGCCTCTGCGCTTAAGGTTCAGTTTTGATACGGTTCCTGAGAATCCTTCTGCCTTAGAAGGACCGTTTCAGCCTCGTCCTACGGGACCCGGACCCGATGAAGATACAGGGTTATCGCTGGGAGGCTCTGCACAGTTGCAGAACTTGGGTGGTGGTGATCAAGCATTCACGATTCGGCTACGCGGCGGCGAACAGGTGCTCGATGGCGAACTGAGCTATACCGACCCGATCGATCGCAGCACTCAAGGCGATACTGGATTCACAGTCAACTTCTTTAACCAACGAGCCGTACAAGGGGTATTTACAGGGGGCGATCGAGACGTTGATTTGCCAAATGGGGATACGCCATGGGTGCATCGATTGGGTGGTGGCTTAGAAGTGCAACGGCAGCTCACACCCAGTTTGACTGGAGCATTGGGGCTGTCTTACCAGCAGGTTTCTGTGCGCGATGGGATGTTTAGCTCTGATCTAGAATCAGAAGACCAGCTCGGCAATGCGCTCACCGTGAACGAGAATGGACCGGATGATCTGCTAACGCTAAGCTTCAGTGGAGACTGGGATGAACGCGACAACCCTGAGGCTCCAGGTGACGGCTATCGATTGCTGTTTGGGATTGACCAGGCAATTCCAGTGGGGGATGCCAGTATCAGCTTCACACGACTCAGCGCCAATTATTGGCAATATGTACCAATTAACTTAATTCGGCAGGGCGGTCGTGGTGATTCTCTCGTTGTGACATTTCAAGCGGGCACAATGTTGGGAGATGTGCCACCTTACGAAGCCTTCAACCTTAGCTCAGGTCCAGTGCAAGGTTATGGTGGTATTGATTTAGGGACGGGAAGCAGCTTTGGATTAGCTGCCGCAGAATATCGGTTCCCAATCGCCAGTTTCCGCATTTTTGATCGCCCGATCGGTTTGGGGGCTGCCTTATTCGTCGGATATATATCTGACTTTGGCACTGCCAGTGATGTCATTGGAGAGCCTGCGAACGTCCGAGATAAACCCGGTGAAGGGTTGGGCTATGGTTTCGGGCTGCGGGCTGATACGCCACTGGGACTGGTGCGCCTGGAGTTAGGCTTTAACGATCAAGGAGATAGCGAGGTGGTGTTAACGACGGGTAACCGATTCTAG
- the tilS gene encoding tRNA lysidine(34) synthetase TilS, with the protein MSTSETTPTTGAMMMTSIPRIAATSPLLAFPFRVLLPVFPSPWSPLHAQLHQMLRARSLVPKHQSLLIAVSGGQDSLCLARLLLDLQPKWNWRLGIAHCNHGWRSDAGANAAYVQKLAQAWNLPYYSAAATMEIRSEAAAREWRYQALSDIAQAQKFAYVATGHTASDRAETLLYNLLRGSGTDGLQALSWKRELSANLWLIRPLLDFTRQETAQFCQTVDLQVWEDSTNWDDRYKRNRIRNELFPYLQTHFNPQAESVLAQTAELLQADVDCLEAMAQALLKQAIGGKEDIETRIGEDSGKIPLDLNTYSVQINRVVLQSVPLALQRRVMRQVLQSQLPQSPTFNHIEKLVSLITAPNRSRTDPFPGGSIAQVQNDWIVISKNNLQA; encoded by the coding sequence ATGTCTACAAGCGAGACAACACCGACGACTGGGGCGATGATGATGACCTCTATCCCAAGGATCGCGGCTACTAGCCCCCTTCTTGCCTTCCCTTTCCGGGTTCTGTTGCCTGTGTTCCCTTCCCCCTGGTCGCCCCTTCACGCCCAGCTCCACCAGATGCTTCGTGCTCGATCGCTGGTTCCCAAACATCAGTCTCTGCTGATTGCGGTTTCGGGTGGTCAAGATTCGCTTTGTTTGGCGCGGTTATTGCTCGACTTGCAGCCCAAATGGAATTGGCGGCTGGGCATTGCACATTGTAATCATGGTTGGCGATCGGATGCAGGCGCAAATGCAGCTTATGTCCAGAAGCTTGCTCAAGCCTGGAACCTGCCTTACTACAGTGCTGCTGCCACAATGGAGATTCGCAGTGAAGCTGCTGCCAGAGAATGGCGATATCAAGCACTCAGCGACATTGCTCAGGCACAAAAATTTGCTTACGTAGCTACTGGGCACACTGCCAGCGATCGAGCCGAAACCCTCTTGTACAACCTACTGCGCGGCAGCGGCACAGACGGACTGCAAGCCCTGTCTTGGAAACGTGAACTCAGCGCAAATCTTTGGCTGATCCGTCCACTACTCGACTTCACGCGGCAAGAAACTGCTCAATTTTGTCAGACAGTTGACCTACAAGTCTGGGAAGACAGCACAAACTGGGACGATCGCTATAAGCGCAACCGCATTCGCAACGAGCTTTTCCCCTATTTACAAACTCACTTTAACCCACAGGCTGAATCAGTCCTGGCTCAAACTGCCGAACTGCTGCAAGCAGATGTAGATTGCCTGGAAGCAATGGCTCAAGCGCTGTTGAAGCAGGCGATCGGGGGAAAGGAGGACATAGAAACGAGGATAGGGGAAGACTCAGGGAAGATACCTTTGGATCTAAACACTTACTCAGTGCAGATAAATCGTGTGGTGCTGCAATCAGTTCCGCTAGCACTGCAAAGAAGAGTAATGCGTCAGGTGCTTCAATCGCAGCTTCCTCAGTCTCCTACCTTCAATCACATTGAAAAGCTTGTCTCCCTGATTACTGCCCCTAACCGTAGCCGGACTGACCCCTTTCCTGGTGGCTCGATCGCCCAAGTCCAAAACGACTGGATTGTAATCAGCAAAAACAATCTCCAGGCTTAG
- a CDS encoding uracil-DNA glycosylase: MTSDDQMDLFNLGGIAPPTDPTPNVDPDLIPTSAKVPIPPGTYQSMEQIVVHCNQCHRCDLGQYRTHAVVGRGSVNAPIMIIGEGPGQNEDETGLAFVGKAGQLLDKILESVRLTEADVFIGNIVKCRPPQNRTPTVDEMDACRPYLMEQLRMIDPKIILLMGASAVRGLLNKKEGITKIRGQWIEWEGRQCMPMLHPAYLLRNPSRDKGGPKWLTWQDIQTVRSKLDEIRSQAQE, from the coding sequence ATGACTAGCGATGACCAAATGGATCTGTTCAATCTTGGTGGAATAGCGCCTCCGACAGACCCAACTCCCAACGTTGATCCTGACTTAATCCCAACCAGCGCAAAAGTGCCCATTCCGCCGGGTACTTATCAGTCGATGGAGCAAATTGTCGTTCACTGTAACCAATGTCATCGATGTGACTTAGGACAGTATCGGACTCATGCTGTCGTGGGACGGGGCAGCGTCAATGCTCCCATTATGATTATTGGTGAAGGTCCGGGGCAAAATGAGGATGAAACCGGGCTGGCATTTGTGGGGAAAGCAGGGCAGCTTTTAGACAAAATTTTGGAGTCTGTTCGTTTAACCGAAGCGGATGTGTTTATTGGCAACATTGTGAAGTGCCGACCACCCCAGAACCGCACCCCAACTGTTGATGAGATGGATGCTTGCCGTCCATACCTGATGGAGCAGCTCCGCATGATTGATCCAAAAATTATTTTGCTGATGGGAGCTTCAGCAGTGCGGGGTTTGCTGAACAAGAAGGAAGGAATCACAAAGATCCGGGGACAGTGGATAGAGTGGGAAGGGCGACAATGTATGCCAATGCTGCACCCTGCCTATCTACTGCGAAACCCCTCGCGCGATAAAGGCGGGCCGAAGTGGCTGACCTGGCAAGATATTCAAACTGTTCGATCGAAGCTGGATGAAATTCGATCGCAGGCTCAAGAATAG
- a CDS encoding KGK domain-containing protein, whose amino-acid sequence MDEEFEVLSSDEVLHVRSGRVLLPNPTFKVSELLDALAQLISEQEDEWSEAQEGWFSDRGLSCEVLRLGNSGWQRGKVRVRLEFAPERPKLLGESRLKRDTLPERAEDSYSRPVDSRPVERPEDSYSRSGNRIEDPYAPPDRPDDSYSRPAERPNNPYGRPEIFLRPTREDVYKRDNTDDWGDDDDLYPKDRGY is encoded by the coding sequence ATGGATGAAGAATTTGAAGTATTGAGCAGCGATGAAGTCCTCCATGTTCGATCGGGGCGGGTGCTCCTGCCAAACCCCACTTTTAAGGTGAGTGAACTGCTGGATGCTTTGGCACAGCTCATTAGTGAACAAGAGGATGAGTGGTCGGAAGCGCAGGAAGGCTGGTTTAGCGATCGAGGCTTGAGCTGCGAAGTGTTGCGGCTGGGCAATTCTGGTTGGCAACGGGGTAAAGTCCGAGTGCGGTTGGAATTTGCACCAGAACGCCCCAAACTATTAGGCGAGAGCCGGTTGAAACGAGATACTCTCCCCGAGCGGGCAGAGGACTCTTATAGCCGTCCTGTTGATAGCCGTCCTGTTGAACGTCCTGAAGATTCATACAGCCGTTCTGGGAATCGGATTGAAGACCCCTACGCACCACCCGATCGCCCGGATGACTCGTATAGCCGTCCTGCAGAGCGTCCCAATAATCCCTACGGTCGTCCCGAAATCTTTCTCCGACCTACCCGTGAGGATGTCTACAAGCGAGACAACACCGACGACTGGGGCGATGATGATGACCTCTATCCCAAGGATCGCGGCTACTAG
- a CDS encoding penicillin-binding protein 1A produces MSSNTARPNPANPRKTVKKPPKPSNLSPVLEYFQGVAQVTAGTLLGMTMLASSVVAGGLVGLALSFRNLPDVRVLRNYVPSETSYIYDVKGTMLASLHDEANREVVDFNKISPNLKRAVLAIEDSYFFSHHGINPPSVARAFLANLEEGRTVEGGSTVTMQLVKNLFLDPRRTINRKVAEAVLALRLEQVFTKDQILELYLNQVYWGHNNYGAETAAMSYFNKHASELTLSEAAMMAGIIQAPEDYSPFVNLEVAKKRQATVLSRMQELGWITAQEAANAKAQPLKLGQITAFASSQSPYITDAVVQELSDRFGRDAVLKGGMRIQTTVDLNLQRTAEETVRQGIASIQGQGIYADQMALVAVDPRTHFVKAMVGGVDYSKSQFNRAIQALRQPGSAFKPFVYYTAFATGQYTPDSTISDTPVSYPDGDGYYTPQNYDGSFYGPISIRKAVSLSRNIPAIRLGQEFGINRVIEVCRTLGIKSPMEPVTSLPLGAVDLTPLEMAGAYATFANGGWQSPTTTIVQVTDSKGNVLLDNTPKPQLVLDPWAVAALNDVMQSVVTSGTATAAQLGRPTAGKTGTTSSERDIWFSGYVPQLATAVWVGNDDYSPLGVGATGGTYVAPIWRNFMLKALDGVPVETFKPMSNFVRP; encoded by the coding sequence GTGTCTTCCAACACCGCTCGACCCAACCCGGCTAATCCCCGTAAAACAGTCAAAAAGCCGCCTAAGCCAAGCAATCTGTCGCCTGTACTGGAATATTTTCAGGGTGTTGCTCAGGTGACAGCCGGAACCCTCTTGGGGATGACGATGCTGGCAAGCTCGGTTGTGGCAGGCGGTTTAGTGGGTCTGGCGCTCAGCTTTCGGAACCTACCTGATGTGCGCGTTCTCCGTAACTACGTCCCTTCAGAGACAAGCTACATCTACGATGTGAAGGGAACGATGCTGGCAAGTTTGCATGATGAAGCAAACCGGGAAGTCGTTGATTTTAACAAAATTTCACCTAACCTTAAGCGAGCAGTGCTGGCGATCGAAGACAGCTATTTCTTCTCGCATCATGGCATTAATCCGCCCAGTGTCGCCCGTGCCTTTCTCGCCAACCTGGAGGAAGGACGTACCGTTGAGGGGGGGTCAACTGTCACCATGCAGTTGGTGAAGAACCTGTTTCTCGATCCACGCCGTACCATCAACCGGAAAGTGGCAGAGGCAGTGCTGGCACTCCGATTAGAGCAGGTGTTTACCAAAGACCAGATTTTGGAGCTGTATCTGAATCAGGTGTATTGGGGGCACAACAACTACGGCGCAGAAACGGCTGCTATGAGCTACTTCAACAAGCATGCCTCCGAGTTGACGCTGAGTGAAGCAGCCATGATGGCGGGAATTATTCAAGCGCCTGAAGATTACAGCCCCTTTGTGAATCTGGAGGTCGCAAAGAAGAGACAGGCAACGGTTTTGAGCCGGATGCAGGAGCTAGGCTGGATTACGGCTCAAGAAGCAGCCAACGCTAAAGCGCAGCCTCTAAAACTTGGACAAATTACTGCCTTTGCCAGTAGTCAATCTCCTTACATTACCGATGCAGTGGTGCAGGAGTTGAGCGATCGGTTTGGGCGAGATGCTGTCCTGAAGGGAGGGATGCGCATCCAGACAACAGTTGACTTAAATCTGCAGCGCACAGCGGAAGAAACAGTGCGTCAGGGCATTGCTTCGATCCAGGGTCAGGGAATTTATGCAGATCAGATGGCGTTAGTTGCAGTTGATCCTCGCACTCATTTTGTGAAGGCGATGGTCGGTGGCGTGGATTATAGCAAAAGCCAGTTTAACCGCGCGATTCAAGCACTACGACAGCCTGGCTCAGCATTTAAGCCATTTGTCTACTACACTGCCTTTGCCACAGGGCAATACACGCCCGATTCTACAATTTCGGATACGCCAGTTAGCTACCCCGATGGGGATGGCTACTATACCCCACAAAACTACGACGGCAGTTTCTACGGTCCTATCTCCATTCGCAAGGCAGTTTCGCTTTCACGTAACATTCCGGCAATCCGGTTGGGACAAGAGTTTGGCATTAACCGTGTGATTGAGGTTTGTCGTACGTTGGGAATTAAGAGCCCAATGGAGCCTGTGACATCCTTACCCCTTGGCGCAGTTGACCTGACCCCATTGGAAATGGCAGGAGCTTATGCAACATTCGCAAACGGCGGTTGGCAGTCTCCTACAACAACGATCGTTCAGGTCACAGACAGCAAGGGAAATGTCCTGCTGGACAACACGCCTAAACCACAGCTGGTCTTAGATCCTTGGGCAGTTGCGGCACTCAATGATGTGATGCAGAGTGTCGTTACCAGCGGTACAGCAACCGCAGCCCAGCTTGGTCGTCCGACTGCCGGAAAAACTGGAACGACTTCATCCGAGCGAGATATCTGGTTCTCAGGCTATGTACCGCAGCTAGCTACAGCCGTTTGGGTTGGGAATGACGACTACAGCCCACTGGGAGTTGGAGCAACAGGTGGCACCTATGTCGCTCCCATCTGGCGAAACTTTATGCTGAAGGCGTTGGATGGGGTTCCGGTCGAAACGTTTAAGCCAATGTCGAATTTTGTGCGCCCCTAG